From Deinococcus aquaticus, one genomic window encodes:
- a CDS encoding winged helix-turn-helix domain-containing protein, with the protein MNHLVRQGALAAEPVPASSTRQDTSAPAAFPTGAAPTTPAPAESLTAREQAVFTLLRANPGRLYTRADILERVWGLEFSGDERVVDAYVNRIRRKLEGGDGTRIETVRGAGYRCVPPAGSERTAWPHRSQLPAEAMHLLELVSAYGAEASPAAILQVVMDNMGSVPGLDGAALLRLPTHGAPEVLAAAGAPPAHWPGAITDSPAVWIAAGGTPDLLTLRSPAGAPVPALLLPVTAAGAGLALAFTGQPGAEWDAGVQASLSSAARLIGGSLTRALDVQADRQAHQLLLEQVRVLEDRALKARQDSGALLTLTHLLEDARSVPDILNVSLPVLAELAGTDACAAWFPQASGPASAALHRTGLPVNTPADQDGGAGDQAESGVLTVEIGEQTLRLRPFGTRTPGSPDPAGPREASLLLPAAARCVALALTQATLLRALERSALTDEYTGLGNRQAFLADLHAEVAFAARHGARFAVTLVDLGNIRYLNATSGYAGGNDLISRLARTLRTVTRAEDRAYRLNGATFALLLRFPPPEPAGHAAQDQAVRGWQDRLGAALTHLKQGAPVPLDLQTSLVVCPEDAASTSELLRMALDHLSPFQFSAALPEADGHPSPLPRTRPA; encoded by the coding sequence ATGAACCACTTGGTCCGGCAGGGTGCACTGGCGGCAGAGCCAGTCCCGGCCTCTTCAACCCGGCAGGACACCTCTGCGCCCGCCGCGTTCCCGACCGGCGCCGCCCCGACCACCCCCGCACCAGCCGAGTCCCTGACCGCGCGGGAGCAGGCGGTGTTCACGCTGCTGCGGGCCAATCCGGGCCGCCTGTACACCCGCGCCGATATTCTGGAGCGCGTGTGGGGCCTGGAGTTCAGCGGTGACGAGCGCGTGGTCGACGCGTACGTGAACCGTATCCGCCGCAAGCTGGAAGGCGGGGACGGAACGCGCATCGAGACGGTCCGCGGGGCCGGGTACCGTTGTGTGCCGCCAGCCGGCAGTGAACGCACGGCGTGGCCGCACCGGTCGCAGCTACCCGCAGAGGCCATGCACCTTCTGGAACTGGTCAGCGCGTACGGGGCCGAGGCCAGCCCGGCAGCCATCCTTCAGGTCGTAATGGACAACATGGGCAGCGTACCGGGCCTGGACGGGGCGGCCCTGCTGAGACTCCCCACGCACGGCGCGCCGGAGGTCCTGGCGGCGGCGGGAGCACCGCCCGCGCACTGGCCCGGGGCCATCACAGACAGCCCGGCGGTATGGATTGCGGCGGGGGGCACTCCGGACCTGCTCACGCTGCGCAGCCCGGCTGGGGCGCCGGTTCCGGCCCTGCTACTGCCCGTGACGGCTGCCGGGGCGGGGCTCGCGCTGGCCTTCACAGGGCAGCCCGGCGCGGAATGGGACGCGGGCGTGCAGGCGTCCCTCAGCAGCGCGGCGCGCCTGATCGGCGGGTCCCTGACGCGCGCGCTGGACGTGCAGGCCGACCGGCAGGCCCACCAGTTGCTGCTCGAGCAGGTGCGGGTGCTGGAAGACCGGGCCCTGAAAGCCCGTCAGGACAGCGGGGCGCTCCTGACCCTCACGCACCTGCTGGAGGACGCCCGCAGCGTGCCGGACATCCTGAACGTGAGCCTGCCGGTCCTGGCGGAACTGGCCGGCACGGACGCCTGCGCCGCGTGGTTCCCGCAGGCCAGCGGCCCGGCCAGCGCGGCGCTGCACCGCACGGGACTGCCCGTGAACACGCCCGCCGACCAGGACGGCGGGGCGGGCGACCAGGCAGAGTCCGGCGTCCTGACCGTCGAGATCGGGGAGCAGACGCTGCGGCTGCGGCCCTTCGGCACCCGGACGCCCGGCAGTCCCGACCCGGCCGGCCCGCGTGAGGCGAGCCTGCTGCTGCCTGCCGCGGCGCGCTGCGTGGCGCTGGCGCTGACGCAGGCGACCCTGCTGCGCGCCCTGGAACGCTCGGCCCTGACGGACGAGTACACCGGACTGGGGAACCGGCAGGCGTTCCTGGCGGACCTGCACGCCGAGGTGGCGTTCGCCGCGCGGCACGGAGCGCGGTTCGCGGTGACGCTGGTGGATCTGGGCAACATCCGCTACCTGAACGCCACGTCCGGGTACGCGGGCGGGAACGACCTGATCTCCCGGCTGGCCCGGACCCTGCGCACCGTGACGCGCGCCGAGGACCGCGCGTACCGCCTGAACGGCGCGACCTTCGCGCTGCTGCTGCGGTTCCCGCCGCCAGAACCGGCCGGCCACGCCGCGCAGGATCAGGCGGTGCGTGGCTGGCAGGACCGACTGGGCGCGGCCCTGACGCACCTGAAACAGGGTGCACCCGTCCCGCTGGACCTGCAGACCTCGCTGGTCGTCTGCCCGGAGGACGCCGCGAGCACCTCCGAACTGCTGCGGATGGCCCTGGACCACCTGAGTCCCTTCCAGTTTTCTGCCGCTCTGCCGGAGGCCGACGGCCACCCCTCTCCCCTGCCCCGGACCCGCCCCGCGTGA
- a CDS encoding alpha/beta hydrolase family protein, with the protein MTRAFDPADPHATPLAGGRPYRVVRRVLGGVPCLLELPPEGQAVTALCVVYHGAWAAKEGKLGVYAALAAGRAGGGGAAVLLPDAALHGERQGDTPPGLNAREYVWESVRRTVAEAPALLEALHAEFSAEFGPEFRPDFRSAPLWLVGSSMGGYVVQTLRRTLPDAGFPVARTAALITSGVWQEPEVRGPHLRAFLDTYRPVTHVAELPVTPLLLASGEADPTFPLAAHHAPTAAAYRAAFAQAGADAGLVERTFAGVGHYTSVQMQSAVLAFLEGGRPPA; encoded by the coding sequence GTGACCCGCGCGTTCGACCCGGCCGACCCGCACGCGACCCCGCTGGCCGGGGGCCGCCCGTACCGGGTGGTGCGCCGGGTCCTGGGGGGCGTGCCGTGCCTGCTGGAACTGCCGCCCGAGGGGCAGGCGGTCACGGCGCTGTGCGTGGTGTACCACGGGGCCTGGGCGGCCAAGGAGGGCAAGCTGGGCGTGTACGCGGCCCTGGCGGCGGGCCGTGCGGGAGGGGGCGGCGCGGCGGTGCTGCTGCCGGACGCGGCGCTGCACGGTGAGCGGCAGGGCGACACCCCACCGGGCCTGAATGCCCGCGAGTACGTGTGGGAGAGTGTGCGCCGCACGGTGGCCGAGGCTCCGGCCCTGCTGGAGGCGCTGCACGCAGAGTTCAGCGCGGAATTCGGGCCAGAGTTCAGGCCAGATTTCCGGAGCGCGCCGCTGTGGCTGGTGGGGTCCAGCATGGGCGGGTACGTGGTGCAGACGCTGCGGCGCACGCTGCCGGACGCGGGCTTTCCGGTGGCGCGGACGGCGGCGCTGATCACGTCCGGCGTGTGGCAGGAACCGGAGGTCCGTGGGCCGCACCTGCGGGCCTTCCTGGACACCTACCGGCCGGTCACGCACGTGGCGGAGTTGCCTGTCACGCCGCTGCTGCTGGCCAGCGGTGAGGCCGACCCGACCTTTCCGCTGGCGGCGCATCACGCGCCCACGGCGGCGGCGTACCGGGCAGCGTTCGCGCAGGCAGGTGCAGACGCGGGTCTGGTAGAACGCACCTTCGCCGGGGTCGGGCATTACACCAGCGTGCAGATGCAGAGCGCCGTGCTGGCCTTCCTGGAAGGAGGCCGGCCACCTGCCTGA
- a CDS encoding FAD-dependent oxidoreductase — MNGGTLSYRTLDREWDVIVAGGGTAGAVAGVAAARSGARVLVVEAQGSLGGTGTNAWVTPLMRNVSGGQNLNLGLTDEIKARLRARGDGAVDAHGNDNWFNPEGLKFVLDDLLADAGAEVLFHTQVVQPVMDGDRIGALVMHNKGGLQALRARVFIDATGDADVAAAAGVPFQAGDGDGVHQAMSLRFSLAGVDTGRLRDFLNGAGQPQESAEFLHFWMVWGRRSSLEGLFRQAVADGVLLERDGDYFQAFSVPGRPGELSFNCPRIRADLNDGADPWQLSEAQLDGRAAVTRLTDFCRRFLPGCEDAFVGVVAPMVGVRETRRIEGEYTLGVTDILDCARFEDSICRNHYPVDIHSVKGGARLLHEREGSAPYFAPDAYHEIPFRALVPRGVVNLLVPGRAASSTFEAQSAIRVQQNCHTMGEAAGIAAAWAARDHAGQVGAVDVQALRAEMRARGGNV; from the coding sequence GTGAACGGGGGCACCCTCTCCTACCGGACGCTGGACCGCGAGTGGGACGTGATCGTGGCGGGGGGTGGGACGGCCGGGGCGGTCGCGGGGGTCGCGGCGGCCCGGTCGGGCGCGCGGGTGCTGGTCGTGGAGGCGCAGGGCAGCCTGGGCGGCACGGGCACGAACGCGTGGGTGACGCCGCTGATGCGGAACGTGTCGGGCGGGCAGAACCTGAACCTGGGTCTGACGGACGAGATCAAGGCCCGCCTGCGGGCGCGGGGGGACGGCGCGGTGGACGCGCACGGGAACGATAACTGGTTCAATCCGGAGGGCCTGAAGTTCGTGCTGGACGACCTGCTGGCCGACGCGGGGGCGGAGGTGCTGTTTCATACGCAGGTGGTGCAGCCCGTCATGGACGGGGACAGGATCGGGGCGCTGGTCATGCACAACAAGGGCGGCTTGCAGGCGCTGCGGGCGCGGGTGTTCATCGACGCGACCGGGGACGCGGACGTGGCGGCGGCGGCGGGCGTGCCGTTCCAGGCGGGTGATGGGGACGGGGTGCATCAGGCCATGAGTCTGCGGTTCTCGCTGGCGGGCGTGGACACGGGGCGGCTGCGTGACTTCCTGAACGGCGCGGGGCAACCGCAGGAGTCGGCGGAGTTCCTGCATTTCTGGATGGTGTGGGGCCGCCGCAGTTCGCTGGAGGGCCTGTTCCGGCAGGCGGTGGCGGACGGGGTGCTGCTGGAGCGGGATGGGGATTACTTCCAGGCGTTCAGCGTGCCGGGGCGGCCCGGAGAGTTGAGTTTCAACTGCCCCCGTATCCGTGCGGATCTGAACGACGGCGCGGACCCCTGGCAGCTCAGCGAGGCGCAACTGGACGGGCGGGCGGCCGTGACGCGCCTGACGGACTTCTGCCGCCGGTTCCTGCCGGGCTGCGAGGACGCGTTCGTGGGGGTGGTCGCGCCGATGGTGGGCGTGCGCGAGACGCGGCGCATCGAGGGCGAGTACACGCTGGGCGTGACGGACATTCTGGACTGCGCGCGCTTCGAGGATTCCATCTGCCGGAATCACTACCCGGTGGACATCCACTCGGTGAAGGGGGGCGCGCGGCTGCTGCACGAGCGGGAGGGCAGCGCGCCGTACTTCGCGCCGGACGCGTACCACGAGATTCCGTTCCGGGCGCTGGTGCCGCGCGGCGTGGTGAACCTGCTGGTGCCGGGCCGCGCGGCGAGCAGTACCTTCGAGGCGCAGTCCGCGATTCGCGTGCAGCAGAACTGCCACACGATGGGCGAGGCGGCCGGGATCGCGGCGGCGTGGGCGGCGCGGGATCACGCGGGGCAGGTGGGGGCGGTGGACGTGCAGGCCTTGCGGGCCGAGATGCGCGCCCGGGGTGGGAACGTATGA
- a CDS encoding histidine phosphatase family protein, whose product MTGRVEVKPGTLLLVRHAQATGQEPGAPLTPDGGAAAQALASSLAGLGVTRIVSSPWVRAAATARPLADRLGLPVTTDERLTERVLSGASRADWRERLRESFADDTLCLPGGKSGAEARAHIQAALADARDPAGVVVVVTHGNLLALALGLGFGDWAALRNPDVWATRPDGPAVRVDA is encoded by the coding sequence ATGACGGGCAGAGTTGAAGTGAAGCCGGGAACGCTGCTGCTGGTGCGGCACGCGCAGGCGACCGGGCAGGAACCGGGGGCGCCGCTGACCCCGGACGGCGGGGCGGCGGCGCAGGCCCTGGCCAGTTCGCTGGCCGGGCTGGGCGTCACGCGGATCGTCAGCAGTCCGTGGGTGCGGGCGGCGGCGACGGCGCGTCCGCTGGCAGATCGGCTGGGCCTGCCCGTCACAACGGATGAGCGCCTGACCGAGCGGGTCCTGAGCGGCGCATCCCGCGCCGACTGGCGCGAGCGGCTGCGGGAGAGTTTCGCGGACGACACCCTGTGCCTGCCGGGCGGCAAGTCCGGCGCGGAGGCCCGAGCCCACATTCAGGCGGCTCTGGCGGACGCGCGCGACCCGGCAGGCGTGGTGGTCGTGGTCACGCACGGGAATCTGCTGGCCCTGGCGCTGGGTCTGGGCTTCGGGGACTGGGCGGCGCTGCGCAACCCGGACGTGTGGGCCACGCGCCCTGACGGTCCGGCGGTCCGGGTGGACGCGTGA